Proteins from a genomic interval of Coriobacteriia bacterium:
- a CDS encoding bifunctional (p)ppGpp synthetase/guanosine-3',5'-bis(diphosphate) 3'-pyrophosphohydrolase, with protein sequence MKVPATLEQIEEQVKTYNPEADLTGLDEAYDFAVSAHTGQARRSGEPFINHPVEVALILAELNLDTATLKAALLHDVVEDSGVGLKELRERFGEEVTDLVDGVTKLGKIKFSSLAEAQSQNMRKMLIAMAKDIRVILIKLADRVHNMRTLASLPPEKRRQKAIETMEIYSPLAHRLGISSIKWELEDLAFYYLDPRTYHRIQKMVAESRAAREEYLGQVTDQLLRELGAIGVEARISGRPKHLYSIYQKMSQKGKDFSEIYDLIALRVIVDSVKDAYGALGTVHSIWKPVPGRFKDYVAMPKFNMYQSLHTTVIGPAGRPLEIQIRTEDMHRTAEYGIAAHWRYKEGVRGDETFDERLAWLRQMLEWQTELKDPREFMEALKIDLFEDEVFVFTPKGDVVSLRRGSTPLDFAYGIHSEVGNHTVGAKVNGSIVPLSYELQMGDRVEILTQKSASPSRDWLNLVKSSRARSKIRTYFSKESRTDDLQRGRDEMSKVLRKHGIGMNNSVTTRALEAVAEEMNLQAADDLLAHVGAGKVSPKQIGTKVLKVMARAEGRAAEPEAPPLPPTVPMMPPREKRRRVGAGVRVRGIDDVLVRMARCCNAVPGDDIVGFVTRGRGVSVHRRDCPNCAELLRSPERILDVEWDTGSAASYQVEIVVEARDRMRLLQDISTAMAEAGVNILSASVTTDRQGISNMRFLFELSDMEQLKTVLANVRKVEGVFEATRSMAEGSRRKDDRA encoded by the coding sequence CTGAAGGCGGCGCTCCTGCACGACGTGGTCGAGGACTCAGGGGTGGGCCTGAAGGAGCTCCGGGAGCGTTTCGGCGAGGAGGTCACCGATCTGGTCGACGGCGTGACCAAGCTGGGCAAGATCAAGTTCTCCTCCCTGGCCGAGGCGCAGAGCCAGAACATGCGCAAGATGCTCATCGCCATGGCCAAGGACATCCGGGTCATCCTCATCAAGCTCGCGGACCGGGTGCACAACATGCGGACGCTGGCCAGCCTGCCGCCCGAGAAACGCCGCCAGAAGGCCATCGAGACGATGGAGATCTACTCCCCGCTGGCCCATCGGCTGGGCATCTCGTCGATCAAGTGGGAGCTCGAGGACCTCGCCTTCTACTACCTGGACCCGCGGACGTACCACCGCATACAGAAGATGGTCGCGGAGAGCCGCGCCGCCCGCGAGGAGTACCTCGGGCAGGTCACCGACCAGCTCCTTCGCGAGCTGGGCGCGATCGGCGTGGAGGCCCGCATCTCGGGCCGCCCCAAGCACCTCTACAGCATCTATCAGAAGATGTCGCAGAAAGGTAAGGACTTCTCGGAGATCTACGACCTGATCGCGCTGCGGGTGATCGTGGACTCGGTCAAGGACGCTTACGGCGCGCTGGGAACGGTGCACTCGATCTGGAAGCCGGTCCCGGGGCGCTTCAAGGACTACGTCGCGATGCCCAAGTTCAACATGTACCAGTCCCTGCACACCACCGTCATAGGCCCGGCAGGCCGTCCGCTCGAGATCCAGATCCGCACCGAGGACATGCACCGCACGGCTGAGTACGGCATCGCGGCGCACTGGCGCTACAAGGAGGGCGTGCGCGGCGACGAGACCTTCGACGAGCGGCTGGCGTGGCTGCGGCAGATGCTCGAGTGGCAGACCGAGCTCAAGGACCCGCGGGAGTTCATGGAGGCGCTCAAGATCGACCTGTTCGAGGACGAGGTCTTCGTCTTCACGCCCAAAGGCGACGTCGTCTCGCTGCGCCGCGGCTCCACGCCGCTGGACTTCGCGTACGGCATCCACTCCGAGGTCGGCAACCACACCGTCGGGGCGAAGGTGAACGGGTCCATCGTGCCTCTGTCCTACGAGCTGCAGATGGGCGACCGGGTCGAGATCCTCACGCAGAAGAGCGCCTCACCGTCCCGCGACTGGCTCAACCTCGTCAAGTCCTCGCGCGCCCGCTCCAAGATCCGGACGTACTTCAGCAAGGAGTCCCGCACCGACGACCTGCAGCGCGGCCGCGACGAGATGAGCAAGGTCCTGCGCAAGCACGGCATCGGGATGAACAACTCGGTGACGACCCGCGCGCTGGAAGCCGTCGCCGAGGAGATGAACCTCCAGGCCGCGGACGACCTTCTGGCCCACGTCGGGGCGGGCAAGGTGTCGCCCAAGCAGATCGGCACCAAGGTGCTCAAGGTGATGGCGCGAGCCGAAGGCAGGGCAGCCGAGCCCGAAGCGCCGCCGCTGCCGCCGACGGTGCCGATGATGCCGCCACGGGAGAAGCGGCGGCGCGTGGGCGCGGGTGTGCGCGTGCGCGGCATCGACGACGTGCTTGTTCGCATGGCGCGCTGCTGCAACGCCGTTCCCGGCGACGACATCGTCGGGTTCGTCACGCGCGGCCGCGGCGTGTCCGTGCACCGCCGCGACTGCCCGAACTGCGCCGAGCTGCTGCGGTCGCCGGAGCGGATACTGGACGTCGAGTGGGATACGGGCTCCGCGGCGAGCTACCAGGTGGAGATCGTCGTCGAGGCGCGCGACAGGATGCGGCTGCTGCAGGACATCTCGACAGCCATGGCGGAGGCCGGCGTCAACATCCTCTCGGCCTCCGTGACCACGGACCGCCAGGGCATCTCGAACATGCGCTTCCTCTTCGAACTCTCGGACATGGAGCAGCTGAAGACCGTGCTCGCCAACGTCCGCAAGGTCGAGGGCGTCTTCGAGGCCACCCGCAGCATGGCCGAGGGTTCCAGGCGCAAGGACGACAGAGCGTGA
- a CDS encoding MBL fold metallo-hydrolase yields MSVERLVLGELGTNCFLVGDGAGGPLVVIDPAGGAPDLLEAIDGRPVAVVVLTHSHFDHLGAAEAVCSSTGAPLAIHAEDAPYVTDAGGTGALLFGFAHTAPAPQRLLDDGDAIEAGKLLLRVLHTPGHTSGGICLLAQGESRLFSGDTLFAGSVGRTDFPRGDSRALARSITERLAPLPDETVVHPGHGPDTTIGRERLVNPFFPRA; encoded by the coding sequence GTGAGCGTCGAGCGGCTCGTGCTGGGCGAGCTGGGGACGAACTGCTTCCTCGTCGGCGACGGGGCCGGCGGCCCGCTCGTGGTGATCGACCCGGCCGGCGGGGCGCCGGACCTGCTCGAGGCCATAGACGGCCGGCCCGTGGCGGTCGTCGTGCTCACGCACAGCCACTTCGACCACCTCGGCGCCGCCGAGGCCGTCTGCTCCTCCACCGGGGCGCCACTCGCGATACACGCCGAGGACGCTCCGTACGTCACCGACGCGGGCGGAACCGGCGCGCTGCTGTTCGGGTTCGCGCACACGGCGCCCGCGCCGCAGCGCCTGCTGGACGACGGCGACGCGATCGAGGCCGGCAAGCTGCTGCTGCGCGTGCTGCACACACCGGGGCACACGAGCGGAGGCATCTGCCTGCTGGCCCAGGGTGAGAGCCGTCTGTTCTCCGGCGACACGCTCTTCGCCGGCTCCGTCGGGCGCACCGACTTCCCGCGCGGCGACAGCCGGGCACTGGCGCGCTCCATCACCGAGCGGCTGGCGCCGCTGCCCGACGAGACCGTCGTGCACCCCGGGCACGGTCCGGACACCACCATCGGCCGCGAGCGCCTCGTCAACCCGTTCTTCCCGCGCGCCTGA